The Microbacterium foliorum genome has a window encoding:
- a CDS encoding class II 3-deoxy-7-phosphoheptulonate synthase — translation MLQHHIDALDAWRSLPIKQQPQWADAERVAEVSTQIGALPPLVFAGEVDNLRDRLARAASGQAFLLQGGDCAETFAGATAEQIRNRIKTVLQMAVVLTYGASMPIVKMGRMAGQFAKPRSSDTETRGDVTLPAYRGDIVNGYDFTELSRQPDPGRLLQGYHTAASTLNLIRAFTQGGFADLREVHSWNKGFAQNPANQRYERMAAEIDRAIKFMEAAGADFDELKRVEFFTGHEGLLMDYERPMTRIDSRTDTPYNTSAHFLWIGERTRELDGAHVDYFSKIRNPIGVKLGPTTTPETALALIDKLDPNREPGRLTFITRMGAGKIRDALPPLLEAVRDSGAQPLWVTDPMHGNGITTPTGYKTRRFDDVVDEVRGFFEAHRAVGTFPGGIHVELTGDDVTECLGGSEHIDEAALATRYESLCDPRLNHMQSLELAFLVAEELEKR, via the coding sequence ATGCTCCAGCACCACATCGACGCGCTTGATGCGTGGCGTTCGCTCCCGATCAAGCAGCAGCCTCAGTGGGCGGACGCAGAGCGCGTCGCCGAGGTCTCCACGCAGATCGGGGCGCTCCCGCCGCTGGTGTTCGCCGGCGAGGTCGACAACCTCCGCGACCGTCTCGCGCGTGCGGCATCCGGACAGGCGTTCCTGCTTCAGGGCGGCGACTGCGCCGAGACGTTCGCCGGCGCGACCGCCGAGCAGATCCGCAACCGCATCAAGACCGTCCTGCAGATGGCGGTCGTGCTCACGTACGGCGCATCGATGCCGATCGTCAAGATGGGCCGCATGGCAGGGCAGTTCGCGAAGCCCCGTTCGAGCGACACGGAGACGCGCGGCGACGTCACACTGCCCGCCTACCGCGGCGACATCGTCAACGGGTACGACTTCACCGAGCTGTCGCGTCAGCCCGATCCGGGTCGCCTGCTGCAGGGGTACCACACGGCCGCCTCGACGCTGAACCTCATCCGGGCGTTCACGCAGGGTGGTTTCGCCGATCTGCGCGAGGTGCACTCCTGGAACAAGGGTTTCGCGCAGAATCCGGCCAACCAGAGGTACGAGCGTATGGCGGCGGAGATCGACCGCGCCATCAAGTTCATGGAGGCGGCGGGTGCCGACTTCGACGAACTCAAGCGGGTGGAGTTCTTCACCGGGCATGAGGGACTGCTCATGGACTACGAGCGCCCGATGACCCGCATCGACTCCCGCACCGACACGCCGTACAACACCTCGGCGCACTTCCTGTGGATCGGTGAGCGCACCCGCGAGCTCGACGGTGCGCACGTCGACTACTTCTCCAAGATCCGCAACCCGATCGGCGTGAAGCTCGGACCCACCACGACCCCCGAGACCGCCCTCGCGCTGATCGACAAGCTCGACCCGAACCGCGAGCCGGGCAGGCTGACGTTCATCACCCGAATGGGGGCGGGCAAGATCCGCGACGCGCTTCCTCCGCTGCTCGAGGCGGTCCGCGATTCCGGCGCCCAGCCGCTCTGGGTGACCGACCCGATGCACGGCAACGGCATCACCACGCCGACCGGATACAAGACGCGCCGCTTCGACGATGTCGTCGACGAGGTCCGCGGATTCTTCGAGGCGCACCGCGCCGTCGGCACGTTCCCCGGCGGCATCCACGTGGAGCTCACCGGTGACGACGTCACCGAGTGCCTCGGCGGATCGGAGCACATCGACGAGGCCGCTCTCGCGACCCGCTACGAGAGCCTGTGCGATCCGCGCCTCAACCACATGCAGTCGCTCGAGCTCGCATTCCTCGTAGCCGAGGAGCTCGAGAAGCGCTGA
- a CDS encoding lysophospholipid acyltransferase family protein, producing the protein MFYWLMKYVAIGPVVKAVFRPWVVGRANIPANGAAILASNHLSFADSIFLPLMIDRPMSFLAKSDYFTGRGLKGWATKFFMKATGQIPIDRSGGKASEASLNTGLQVLGRGDLLGIYPEGTRSPDGRLYRGRTGIARMALEAKVPVVPVIMVDTDTAMPIGQRLPRVVRVGIVIGEPLDFSRYAGMENDRYILRSVTDEIMVALHRLGEQQYDDVYASTVKDRLPARVTQRS; encoded by the coding sequence ATGTTCTACTGGCTGATGAAGTACGTCGCGATCGGTCCCGTGGTCAAAGCGGTGTTCCGCCCATGGGTCGTCGGGCGTGCGAACATCCCCGCGAACGGCGCCGCGATCCTCGCCAGCAACCACCTGTCCTTCGCGGACTCGATCTTCCTGCCGCTGATGATCGATCGCCCCATGTCCTTCCTCGCGAAGAGCGACTACTTCACCGGGCGCGGACTCAAGGGATGGGCGACCAAGTTCTTCATGAAGGCCACGGGGCAGATCCCCATCGATCGCTCCGGCGGCAAGGCCTCGGAGGCATCCCTCAACACCGGCCTCCAGGTGCTCGGTCGAGGCGACCTCCTCGGGATCTACCCGGAGGGGACCCGCAGTCCCGACGGCAGACTCTATCGGGGTCGCACGGGCATCGCCCGGATGGCGCTGGAGGCGAAGGTCCCCGTCGTCCCCGTGATCATGGTGGACACCGACACCGCGATGCCGATCGGGCAGCGGCTGCCCCGTGTCGTGCGGGTCGGCATCGTGATCGGCGAGCCCCTCGACTTCTCGCGATACGCGGGTATGGAGAACGACAGATACATCCTCCGCTCGGTCACCGACGAGATCATGGTCGCCCTCCACCGCCTCGGTGAGCAGCAGTACGACGACGTGTATGCGTCGACCGTGAAAGACCGTCTTCCGGCCCGCGTCACACAGCGGTCCTGA
- a CDS encoding AMP-dependent synthetase/ligase, producing MVQFEVPAVVPADPDANIADLLAQRVAATPDRPLFSVPDGDGWRDISASAFETAVIALAKGLVAAGIQPGEKVGFLARTTYEWTLVDFALFYSGAVMVPIYETSSPSQIQWILEDSGAIALIVESPEHFARVDEVRGDLPLLREIWQLHLGAIDTLTAQGASVTDAEIERRRGIAVGSDIATLIYTSGSTGRPKGCVLTHSNFVELSRNSAKALDAVVQTPGSSTLLFITTAHVFARFISILNIHAGVRTGHQPDTRQLLPALGSFKPTFLLAVPRVFEKVYNSAEQKAEAGGKGKIFRAAADVAIEHSKLLEEGKSIPFGMKLKFALFNKLVYGKLRDAMGGRVVYAVSGSAPLGARLGHFFHSLGVVILEGYGLTETTAPATVNLADKSKIGTVGPSLPGVGVRLADDGEIEVKGVNVFKEYWNNPEATAAAFSDDGWFHTGDIGSFDSEGFLTITGRKKEIIVTAGGKNVAPAALEDPIRANPIIGQVVVVGDQRPFISALITLDPEMLPTWLANAGLPKDMSLAEASTNDAVRAEIQRAVDAANSRVSRAESIRKFTILDSEWTEASGHLTPKLSIKRNVIMSDFADEVSAIYDEPVTTTNVAIGG from the coding sequence GTGGTCCAATTCGAAGTCCCCGCCGTCGTCCCCGCCGATCCCGATGCGAACATCGCCGACCTGCTGGCCCAGCGCGTCGCGGCGACGCCGGATCGCCCCCTCTTCTCCGTGCCGGACGGCGACGGATGGCGCGACATCAGCGCCTCCGCCTTCGAGACCGCGGTGATCGCCCTGGCCAAGGGCCTCGTCGCCGCCGGCATCCAGCCCGGTGAGAAGGTCGGCTTCCTCGCCCGAACCACCTATGAGTGGACGCTCGTCGATTTCGCCCTCTTCTACTCCGGCGCCGTGATGGTCCCGATCTACGAGACCAGCTCGCCGTCGCAGATCCAGTGGATCCTCGAAGACTCCGGCGCCATCGCGCTGATCGTCGAGTCCCCCGAGCACTTCGCCCGGGTCGACGAGGTGCGGGGCGACCTGCCCCTGCTCCGCGAGATCTGGCAGCTGCACCTCGGCGCGATCGACACGCTCACCGCGCAGGGCGCATCGGTCACCGATGCCGAGATCGAACGACGGCGCGGCATCGCGGTCGGCTCCGACATCGCCACGCTGATCTACACATCCGGCTCCACGGGTCGCCCCAAGGGCTGCGTGCTGACCCACAGCAACTTCGTCGAACTCTCGCGCAACTCCGCCAAGGCCCTGGACGCCGTCGTGCAGACCCCAGGATCGTCCACGCTGCTGTTCATCACGACGGCTCACGTGTTCGCCCGCTTCATCTCCATCCTCAACATCCACGCCGGAGTGCGCACCGGGCACCAGCCCGACACGCGACAGCTTCTTCCCGCACTCGGATCCTTCAAGCCGACCTTCCTGCTCGCCGTCCCCCGCGTCTTCGAGAAGGTCTACAACTCCGCCGAGCAGAAGGCGGAGGCCGGCGGCAAGGGCAAGATCTTCCGCGCCGCCGCCGACGTCGCGATCGAGCACTCCAAGCTGCTCGAAGAGGGCAAGAGCATCCCGTTCGGCATGAAGCTGAAGTTCGCGCTGTTCAACAAGCTCGTCTACGGCAAGCTGCGGGACGCCATGGGCGGGCGCGTCGTGTACGCGGTCTCGGGATCCGCTCCGCTCGGAGCGCGCCTCGGGCACTTCTTCCACAGTCTCGGTGTCGTGATCCTCGAGGGCTACGGCCTCACGGAGACGACGGCGCCCGCGACCGTCAACCTCGCCGACAAGTCCAAGATCGGCACGGTCGGTCCCTCGCTCCCCGGAGTGGGCGTGCGGCTCGCAGACGACGGCGAGATCGAGGTCAAGGGCGTCAACGTCTTCAAGGAGTACTGGAACAACCCCGAGGCGACCGCCGCGGCGTTCAGCGACGACGGCTGGTTCCACACCGGCGACATCGGCAGCTTCGACTCCGAGGGGTTCCTCACCATCACCGGCCGCAAGAAGGAGATCATCGTGACGGCCGGCGGCAAGAACGTCGCACCGGCAGCGCTCGAAGACCCGATCCGCGCGAATCCGATCATCGGGCAGGTCGTGGTCGTCGGAGATCAGCGCCCCTTCATCTCGGCTCTCATCACCCTCGACCCCGAGATGCTGCCGACCTGGCTGGCCAACGCCGGGCTGCCGAAGGACATGTCGCTGGCCGAGGCATCGACCAACGACGCCGTGCGGGCCGAGATCCAGCGCGCCGTGGATGCCGCGAACTCCCGTGTCTCGCGCGCCGAGTCCATCCGCAAGTTCACGATCCTCGACAGCGAATGGACCGAGGCCTCCGGGCACCTGACGCCGAAGCTGTCGATCAAACGGAACGTGATCATGAGCGACTTCGCCGACGAGGTCTCTGCGATCTACGATGAGCCGGTGACCACGACGAACGTCGCCATCGGCGGCTGA
- a CDS encoding peptide deformylase has product MTVREIRVFGDPVLRTVCTPIGAIDDGVRALVADLVDTVELPGRAGVAAPQIGVALRAFSYNIDGDIGYVLNPVLAEVRGEPVPTGEGCLSVPGLWHDALRHPWARVEGIDLDGEAVVLQGDGLLAQALQHETDHLDGKLYLSRLDAETRKRAMREVRESAWF; this is encoded by the coding sequence ATGACCGTCCGTGAGATCCGTGTCTTCGGAGACCCCGTGCTCCGCACCGTGTGCACGCCGATCGGCGCGATCGATGACGGTGTGCGTGCACTGGTCGCTGATCTCGTCGACACCGTCGAGCTGCCTGGCCGTGCCGGCGTCGCCGCCCCGCAGATCGGTGTGGCGCTGCGCGCATTCAGCTACAACATCGACGGGGACATCGGATACGTGCTGAACCCCGTGCTCGCCGAGGTGCGTGGCGAGCCCGTCCCGACGGGAGAGGGGTGCCTGTCCGTGCCCGGGCTGTGGCACGATGCGCTGCGTCATCCCTGGGCCCGTGTCGAGGGGATCGACCTCGATGGCGAGGCTGTCGTCCTGCAGGGCGACGGGCTGCTCGCGCAGGCGCTGCAGCACGAGACGGACCACCTCGACGGAAAGCTCTACCTCAGCAGGCTGGACGCCGAGACCCGCAAGCGCGCCATGCGCGAGGTGCGTGAGAGCGCCTGGTTCTGA
- a CDS encoding nucleotide-binding protein, producing MTPKKVADTPDEESRGVLDDAASLDTSHISILGNTAQVSVVLPTDDDDDLEDDGVVDGEVIADLIVDEPVAASKAAAETLAAGIASPPALGSAPMIIELPVEPEPEPEPEPEPEAEAEPEPEADTLPEVEADADAEADPLLKPTELEVEVEVESEPELAEVELEPERHTERTPAQDAEPEVEPEYLETEDEPAPEAEVEVELAPEPEPEPEPEPEPEPEPEPEPEPEPEPESESESESEPEPEPEPEPEPEPETVPEPEPEIEPLPQPEPAVTTGGIDAEDATAAAAFVARARADTASVPTSRRSAAAASLAKKESPTVDTTRSAPVAPREGRASRTDVQLTSKRLDDLGDSARESADLLTADRLLDPHRVTKPEPEGAWSHFLYTISGRRINIGDGRRARERKALSARIAAPIVGNARFVPVLSRKGGVGKTTITALLGMALADARDDRVIAVDANPDRGTLADRVVRPNHKRSVRDLVRIHDEVRGYHDISAIVARDATRLDVLASDSDPRIAEAFSDSDYRDVAGVAAHYYSLVLTDTGTGIVHSVMSATLDLADQIVIVSGLSVDEARLASETLTWLESNGYADQARDAVVVLNQSTPGAPLVRLNELEAHFRTRAKKVVRMPYDAQIAGGGTIVFANLQPETRVAARELAALLVEGLRAKDA from the coding sequence GTGACCCCGAAGAAAGTGGCAGATACGCCCGATGAGGAATCCCGGGGGGTGCTCGATGACGCCGCATCCCTGGACACCTCGCACATCAGCATCCTCGGAAACACCGCTCAGGTGAGCGTGGTTCTGCCGACGGACGACGACGACGACCTCGAAGACGACGGGGTCGTCGACGGCGAGGTCATCGCCGACCTCATCGTCGACGAGCCAGTCGCCGCGTCGAAGGCGGCCGCAGAGACACTCGCGGCGGGTATCGCATCGCCGCCTGCGCTGGGCAGTGCGCCGATGATCATCGAGCTTCCCGTCGAGCCGGAGCCGGAGCCGGAGCCGGAGCCGGAGCCGGAGGCAGAGGCAGAGCCGGAGCCGGAGGCGGACACGCTGCCCGAAGTCGAAGCCGACGCCGACGCCGAAGCCGATCCGCTGCTGAAGCCGACCGAACTTGAAGTTGAAGTTGAGGTTGAATCGGAGCCCGAGCTCGCGGAGGTCGAACTCGAGCCTGAGCGTCACACAGAGCGGACGCCGGCGCAGGACGCCGAGCCCGAGGTCGAGCCGGAGTACCTCGAGACTGAGGACGAACCTGCGCCGGAGGCTGAGGTCGAGGTCGAACTCGCGCCTGAGCCGGAGCCGGAGCCTGAGCCTGAGCCTGAGCCTGAGCCTGAGCCTGAGCCTGAGCCGGAGCCGGAGCCGGAGCCGGAGTCGGAGTCGGAGTCGGAGTCGGAGCCGGAGCCGGAGCCGGAGCCTGAGCCTGAGCCGGAGCCCGAGACAGTTCCTGAGCCTGAGCCCGAGATCGAACCGCTGCCGCAGCCCGAGCCCGCCGTGACCACCGGTGGCATCGACGCGGAGGATGCTACCGCGGCGGCGGCCTTCGTCGCTCGTGCGCGCGCCGACACCGCATCCGTGCCCACCTCCCGCAGATCCGCGGCAGCGGCATCGCTTGCCAAGAAGGAGAGTCCGACAGTGGACACAACGAGGAGCGCGCCTGTCGCGCCACGCGAAGGCCGGGCGTCGCGCACGGACGTGCAGCTCACCTCGAAGAGGCTCGACGACCTCGGGGATTCTGCCCGCGAGAGCGCCGATCTGCTCACCGCGGATCGGCTGCTGGATCCCCACCGCGTCACCAAGCCCGAGCCGGAGGGCGCCTGGAGCCACTTCCTGTACACGATCTCCGGACGCCGCATCAACATCGGCGACGGGCGACGCGCGCGCGAGCGCAAGGCCCTCAGCGCACGGATCGCAGCCCCCATCGTGGGGAACGCGCGTTTCGTGCCCGTGCTCTCCCGCAAGGGTGGCGTGGGCAAGACGACCATCACCGCTCTGCTGGGCATGGCACTCGCGGACGCCAGGGACGATCGCGTGATCGCGGTCGACGCGAATCCGGACCGGGGGACGCTCGCCGATCGAGTGGTGCGACCGAACCACAAGCGCTCGGTGCGCGACCTGGTCCGCATCCATGACGAGGTCCGGGGATACCACGACATCTCCGCGATCGTCGCGCGGGACGCGACTCGGCTGGACGTGCTCGCCTCGGACTCGGATCCGCGGATCGCGGAGGCGTTCAGCGACAGCGACTACCGCGATGTGGCGGGAGTGGCCGCGCATTACTACTCGCTGGTGCTCACCGACACCGGCACAGGCATCGTCCACTCGGTGATGTCGGCCACGCTCGACCTCGCCGACCAGATCGTGATCGTGTCGGGGCTCAGCGTCGACGAGGCGCGCCTCGCCTCCGAGACGCTCACCTGGCTGGAGAGCAACGGGTACGCCGACCAGGCGCGGGACGCGGTCGTGGTGCTCAATCAGTCGACGCCGGGCGCCCCGCTGGTTCGGCTGAACGAGCTCGAGGCGCATTTCCGCACCCGCGCCAAGAAGGTCGTGCGCATGCCCTATGACGCGCAGATCGCCGGGGGCGGGACGATCGTGTTCGCCAACCTGCAGCCCGAGACGCGGGTCGCGGCACGAGAGCTCGCCGCGCTGCTCGTCGAGGGACTCCGAGCGAAGGACGCCTGA
- a CDS encoding pyruvate carboxylase, whose amino-acid sequence MFQKILVANRGEIAIRAFRAAFEVGARTVAVFPHEDRGSVHRLKADEAYEIGERGHPVRAYLDVDEIIRVAKDAGADAIYPGYGFLSENPELAEKAAANGIVFIGPPASVLEMAGNKVEAKRHAIGAGVPVLRSTEASDDIDVLVAEAEDIGFPLFAKAVAGGGGRGMRRVESAAELAPALAEAMREAGSAFGDPRMFLEQAVLRPRHIEVQILADKTGETVHLFERDCSVQRRHQKVVEIAPAPNLDDDIRTALHGYAVAFARSIGYENAGTVEFLLETAGERAGEVVFIEMNPRIQVEHTVTEEVTDVDLVQSQMRIAAGQTLAELGLEQQNLHVRGAALQCRITTEDPTQGFRPDTGKITTYRSPGGAGIRLDGGTVHQGAQISPHFDSMLAKLTCRGRDYPAAVARARRALAEFRIRGVSTNIPFLQALLEDEAFIAGDVSTSFIDERPDLLRGRESKDRGTKILNWLVDVTVNKPHGAHPGALDPRTKLPRIDLATEPPAGSRQRLLERGPEEFARDLRAQTALAITDTTFRDAHQSLLATRVRTRDLVAVAPHIARLTPGLLSVEAWGGATYDVALRFLGEDPWERLDSLRAALPNVAIQMLLRGRNTVGYTPYPTAVTDAFVREAADSGVDIFRIFDALNDVEQMRPAIEAVRRTGTAVAEVALCYTGDLLNPSEDLYTLDYYLGLADQIVAAGAHIIAIKDMAGLLRPAAAAKLVTALRERFDLPVHLHTHDTAGGQLATLLAAAAAGVDAVDAASAPLSGTTSQPSLSSLVAALAHTERDSGLDLGSVSDLEPYWEAVRRVYAPFESGLPGPTGRVYHHEIPGGQLSNLRQQAKVLGLADDFELIEDMYAAADRILGRVPKVTPSSKVVGDLALHLAAVKADPADFEANPQKYDVPDSVVGFMAGELGELPGGWPEPFRTKVLAGRSVRVGLTDISADDEAALAGDSASRRARLNALLFPAPTREFAQVREQYGDLSVIDTSDYLYGLVQGQEHRVEIDRGVELFVGLEAIGDADDKGMRTVMTTLNGQLRPVFMRDRSVAVDAHDVEKADTSVPGQIAAPFSGVVTLKVEVGASVRAGEPVASIEAMKMEAAITATVDGVIGRLAIGTTQQVEAGDLLVVITPAH is encoded by the coding sequence ATGTTCCAGAAGATCCTTGTGGCCAACCGCGGCGAGATCGCGATCCGCGCCTTCCGAGCGGCTTTCGAGGTCGGGGCGAGGACGGTGGCCGTCTTCCCTCATGAGGACCGCGGCTCGGTCCATCGGCTGAAAGCGGATGAGGCCTATGAGATCGGTGAGCGCGGGCATCCGGTCCGCGCATATCTCGACGTCGACGAGATCATCCGGGTCGCGAAGGACGCAGGCGCCGATGCGATCTACCCCGGCTACGGCTTCCTGTCGGAGAACCCGGAGCTCGCCGAGAAGGCTGCGGCGAACGGCATCGTCTTCATCGGGCCGCCCGCGTCCGTGCTCGAGATGGCGGGCAACAAGGTCGAGGCCAAGCGCCACGCCATCGGTGCCGGCGTGCCGGTGCTGCGGTCGACCGAGGCCTCCGACGACATCGATGTCCTCGTCGCCGAGGCCGAGGACATCGGCTTCCCCCTCTTCGCCAAGGCGGTCGCCGGTGGAGGTGGTCGTGGCATGCGTCGTGTCGAGTCGGCGGCGGAACTCGCCCCTGCCCTCGCCGAGGCCATGCGTGAGGCGGGCAGCGCGTTCGGAGATCCGCGGATGTTTCTCGAGCAGGCGGTGCTGCGTCCCCGGCACATCGAGGTGCAGATCCTCGCCGACAAGACCGGCGAGACGGTTCACCTCTTCGAGCGCGACTGCTCGGTGCAGCGTCGGCATCAGAAGGTCGTGGAGATCGCTCCGGCGCCGAACCTCGACGACGACATCCGCACAGCTCTGCACGGTTACGCCGTGGCGTTCGCCCGGTCGATCGGGTACGAGAACGCGGGGACGGTGGAGTTCCTGCTCGAGACCGCGGGGGAGCGCGCCGGCGAGGTCGTCTTCATCGAGATGAATCCCCGCATCCAGGTCGAGCACACCGTGACCGAAGAGGTCACGGACGTCGACCTCGTGCAGAGCCAGATGCGCATCGCCGCAGGGCAGACGCTCGCCGAGCTCGGGCTGGAGCAGCAGAATCTGCACGTCAGGGGTGCCGCGCTGCAGTGCCGGATCACCACCGAAGACCCCACGCAGGGATTCCGACCCGACACGGGCAAGATCACGACGTACCGTTCCCCCGGCGGCGCGGGCATCCGACTCGACGGCGGCACCGTGCATCAGGGCGCGCAGATCAGTCCGCACTTCGACTCCATGCTCGCCAAGCTGACCTGCCGAGGGCGCGACTACCCGGCGGCCGTCGCTCGTGCGCGGCGCGCGCTCGCGGAGTTCCGCATCCGCGGGGTGTCGACCAACATCCCGTTCCTGCAGGCGCTGCTCGAGGACGAGGCATTCATCGCGGGAGACGTGAGCACCTCGTTCATCGACGAGCGCCCCGACCTCCTGCGCGGTCGCGAGTCGAAGGACCGCGGCACGAAGATATTGAACTGGCTGGTCGACGTCACGGTCAACAAGCCGCACGGCGCGCATCCCGGCGCTCTGGATCCCAGAACCAAGCTCCCGCGGATCGATCTCGCGACCGAGCCGCCGGCAGGTTCGCGGCAGCGGCTGCTCGAGCGGGGTCCCGAAGAGTTCGCGAGGGATCTGCGCGCCCAGACCGCGCTCGCGATCACCGACACGACGTTCCGCGACGCCCACCAGTCGCTGCTCGCGACCCGGGTGCGCACGCGGGACCTCGTCGCCGTCGCGCCGCACATCGCCCGACTGACACCGGGGCTGCTGTCGGTCGAGGCCTGGGGAGGGGCGACATACGACGTGGCGCTGCGCTTCCTCGGTGAGGACCCGTGGGAGCGCCTCGACAGTCTGCGGGCCGCGCTGCCGAACGTCGCGATCCAGATGCTGCTCCGCGGACGCAACACGGTCGGCTACACCCCGTACCCCACGGCCGTCACCGACGCCTTCGTCAGGGAGGCGGCCGACAGCGGGGTGGACATCTTCCGCATCTTCGACGCGCTGAACGACGTCGAGCAGATGCGTCCCGCGATCGAGGCCGTGCGACGCACCGGCACGGCCGTGGCCGAGGTGGCGCTCTGCTACACGGGCGATCTGCTGAATCCGTCGGAGGACCTCTACACCCTCGACTACTACCTGGGACTCGCCGATCAGATCGTCGCCGCCGGCGCGCACATCATCGCCATCAAGGACATGGCGGGGCTGCTGCGACCTGCCGCGGCGGCGAAGCTCGTCACCGCCCTGCGCGAACGCTTCGACCTGCCCGTGCACCTGCACACGCACGACACCGCGGGCGGCCAGCTCGCGACGCTCCTCGCGGCCGCCGCCGCCGGGGTCGACGCCGTGGATGCGGCATCCGCCCCGCTGTCGGGGACGACCAGCCAGCCGTCCTTGTCGTCGCTCGTGGCCGCACTCGCGCACACCGAGCGCGACAGCGGTCTCGACCTCGGCAGCGTCTCGGACCTCGAACCGTACTGGGAGGCGGTGCGCCGCGTCTACGCGCCGTTCGAGTCCGGGCTGCCCGGGCCCACGGGGCGCGTCTACCACCATGAGATCCCGGGTGGCCAGCTGTCGAACCTGCGCCAGCAGGCGAAGGTGCTGGGGCTCGCCGATGATTTCGAGCTGATCGAGGACATGTACGCCGCCGCGGACCGCATCCTCGGGCGTGTTCCGAAGGTGACGCCGTCGTCGAAGGTGGTCGGAGATCTCGCTCTGCACCTCGCGGCGGTGAAGGCGGATCCCGCGGACTTCGAGGCCAACCCCCAGAAGTACGACGTTCCGGATTCGGTCGTCGGGTTCATGGCGGGTGAGCTCGGCGAGCTTCCTGGCGGCTGGCCGGAGCCGTTCCGCACCAAGGTGCTCGCCGGACGTTCGGTGCGGGTCGGCCTGACGGACATCTCGGCAGACGACGAGGCCGCTCTCGCGGGTGACAGCGCGTCACGACGCGCGCGACTCAATGCGCTGCTCTTCCCCGCGCCCACTCGGGAGTTCGCCCAGGTGCGCGAGCAGTACGGAGACCTCTCCGTAATCGACACCTCGGACTACCTCTACGGGCTCGTCCAAGGTCAGGAGCACCGGGTCGAGATCGACCGTGGAGTGGAGCTGTTCGTCGGCCTGGAGGCGATCGGCGATGCGGATGACAAGGGCATGCGCACCGTGATGACCACCCTGAACGGGCAGCTGCGTCCGGTGTTCATGCGCGATCGATCCGTGGCGGTCGACGCGCACGATGTGGAGAAGGCCGACACCTCGGTGCCCGGTCAGATCGCGGCCCCGTTCTCGGGAGTGGTCACCCTCAAGGTCGAGGTCGGAGCCTCGGTGCGCGCCGGCGAGCCGGTCGCCTCCATCGAGGCGATGAAGATGGAGGCCGCCATCACCGCGACGGTCGACGGCGTGATCGGACGTCTCGCGATCGGCACCACGCAGCAGGTGGAAGCGGGGGATCTTTTGGTCGTGATCACTCCCGCGCACTAA
- a CDS encoding ParA family protein: MHVLSVSSLKGGVGKTTVTLGLASAAFARGVRTLVVDLDPQSDVSTGMDIQVAGRLNIADVLANPKEKVVRQAITSSGWAKAHPGTIDVLIGSPSAINFDGPHPSVRDVWKLEEALAAVEADYDLVLVDCAPSLNALTRTAWAASDRVMVVTEPGLFSVAAADRALRAIEEIRRGLSPRLQPLGIVVNRVRPQSIEHQFRIKELRDMFGPLVLSPQLPERTSLQQAQGAAKPLHIWPGDSAQELASDFDQLLDRIIRTGRIPVSDSGAPA, from the coding sequence GTGCACGTACTCAGCGTCAGCTCTCTCAAGGGAGGCGTCGGCAAGACGACCGTGACCCTCGGCTTGGCCTCAGCGGCCTTCGCCCGTGGTGTCCGAACGCTCGTCGTCGACCTCGACCCGCAGTCCGATGTGTCCACCGGCATGGACATCCAGGTGGCCGGTCGGCTCAACATCGCCGACGTCCTCGCCAACCCCAAGGAGAAGGTCGTCCGTCAGGCGATCACCTCCAGCGGCTGGGCGAAGGCGCACCCCGGCACGATCGACGTGCTGATCGGCAGCCCCTCGGCGATCAACTTCGACGGGCCGCACCCGAGCGTCCGCGACGTCTGGAAGCTCGAAGAGGCACTCGCCGCCGTCGAGGCCGACTACGACCTCGTGCTCGTCGACTGCGCCCCGTCTCTGAACGCCCTGACCCGCACGGCATGGGCCGCGAGCGACCGGGTCATGGTCGTCACCGAGCCCGGACTCTTCTCCGTCGCTGCGGCCGATCGCGCGCTGCGTGCGATCGAGGAGATCCGCCGCGGACTCTCGCCGCGCCTGCAGCCCCTCGGCATCGTCGTGAATCGCGTGCGCCCGCAGTCGATCGAGCATCAGTTCCGCATCAAGGAGCTGCGTGACATGTTCGGCCCCCTCGTGCTCTCGCCGCAGCTCCCCGAGCGCACGTCGCTGCAGCAGGCGCAGGGCGCAGCGAAGCCGCTGCACATCTGGCCGGGAGACTCGGCCCAGGAGCTCGCCTCCGACTTCGATCAGCTGCTCGACCGGATCATCCGCACCGGGCGCATCCCGGTGAGCGATTCCGGCGCCCCCGCCTGA